The following are from one region of the Novosphingobium humi genome:
- a CDS encoding 2-hydroxycarboxylate transporter family protein has protein sequence MTNAMPQVLEPPGLPDEKAARGGGLRELWWRAMDWRIGIVPVPVGLMLLGCVAAFVALGKVPTDITMMIPVLAAGGFACAEIGKRLPLLRRVGAAAILATFVPSLLVRLGVLPPSLTGAITTFTDQSNFLYLFIGSIIVGSILGMDRMMLIRGFLKILAPILTGSLAAVAVGTMTGTMLGLGLRHTMFMVVFPVLAGGVGEGAIPLSIGYSAFSSHPQGEYLAEILPAVMFGSLTAIVLAGGLNLIGKRRPHLTGGGILQPGAHDMGEAGKPLPVADLQGIGGALVLAMTLYLVGELVQDVTRFPGPVTMLGLAVLIKLLRLATPMMEAAAYRNYQFFAQIVTYPLLFAIGVAKTPWDKLVSAFNLPTITTIVVTVVTLTATGFFTGRMVGLFPVEAGIITACRASQGGTGDVAILSACDRMVLMPFAQVATRIGGALTVTVALGLFMWWQA, from the coding sequence ATGACCAACGCCATGCCGCAAGTTCTGGAACCACCCGGCCTGCCTGACGAAAAGGCGGCGCGGGGGGGGGGCCTGCGCGAATTGTGGTGGCGGGCCATGGATTGGCGGATCGGCATCGTCCCGGTTCCGGTCGGTTTGATGCTGCTGGGCTGCGTGGCGGCCTTTGTCGCCTTGGGCAAGGTGCCCACCGACATCACCATGATGATCCCGGTGCTGGCGGCGGGCGGCTTTGCCTGCGCCGAAATCGGCAAGCGCCTGCCGCTGCTGCGCCGGGTCGGGGCGGCGGCCATTCTGGCCACTTTCGTGCCCTCGCTGCTGGTGCGTCTGGGGGTTTTGCCCCCTTCGCTGACCGGCGCTATCACCACCTTCACCGATCAGAGCAACTTTCTCTATCTCTTCATCGGCTCAATCATTGTGGGCAGCATTCTGGGCATGGACCGCATGATGCTGATCCGCGGTTTTCTCAAGATTCTCGCGCCTATTCTGACCGGATCGCTGGCCGCTGTTGCCGTGGGCACGATGACCGGCACGATGCTGGGGCTGGGCCTGCGCCATACGATGTTCATGGTGGTTTTTCCGGTGCTGGCGGGCGGGGTGGGCGAGGGCGCGATCCCGCTGTCCATCGGCTATTCGGCCTTTTCCAGCCATCCGCAGGGCGAATATCTGGCCGAAATCCTGCCCGCCGTGATGTTTGGCAGCCTGACGGCGATTGTGCTGGCGGGCGGGTTGAACCTGATCGGCAAGCGTCGGCCCCATCTGACGGGGGGCGGTATTCTGCAGCCGGGCGCGCATGATATGGGCGAAGCGGGCAAGCCGCTGCCTGTGGCCGATTTGCAGGGGATCGGCGGGGCGCTGGTGCTCGCAATGACGCTCTATCTGGTGGGCGAGCTGGTGCAGGATGTCACGCGCTTTCCCGGTCCGGTCACGATGCTTGGCCTTGCGGTGCTGATCAAGCTGCTGCGGCTGGCCACGCCCATGATGGAGGCCGCCGCCTATCGCAATTACCAGTTCTTTGCCCAGATCGTCACCTATCCGCTGCTGTTTGCCATTGGCGTCGCCAAAACGCCCTGGGACAAGCTGGTCAGCGCCTTCAACCTGCCCACGATCACCACCATTGTCGTTACGGTCGTGACGCTGACGGCGACCGGATTTTTCACCGGGCGCATGGTCGGCCTGTTTCCCGTCGAGGCCGGGATCATCACCGCCTGTCGCGCCAGCCAGGGCGGCACGGGCGATGTGGCGATCCTTTCGGCCTGCGACCGGATGGTGCTGATGCCCTTTGCTCAGGTGGCCACCAGAATTGGCGGCGCGCTGACGGTGACTGTGGCGCTGGGCCTGTTCATGTGGTGGCAGGCATGA
- a CDS encoding TonB-dependent siderophore receptor, with protein MQSPLSGLLMGASLLPMAAFLMPSAAMAQTTQGAPENAKPTAPEIIVTGRFIASGAASATKQNVSTLETPFSVSAYTGDFMKAVQTTQVADLYRYMTGLQKAGSTGYDITLRGFSTTANDRNTVMVDGLPGLSVRFGSPPTVGTEHVEVVKGAASLLYGSVQPGGFVNMITKKPSAIASTEISARGTVGGSSRGSRVQGGDLAIDSTGALTGDGALLYRFVAQGSTDNYFRDRQYERGLYLAPSLTWHIGASSSLMLQVEYRKVKTSYANVYLLAPTRAGGTDVSWLAPYNTNYSSPTDNLREEGLTESLTFTHDFGQAVKWTVALRNVDHIDTASAFDINGYNKKDTTFSTLDLRARGQHNYRSYAFADTYLTIKGDTGPINHRLIVGASIGKEVDDFTRLQYCQINSPDKPNADATCNPTTAQYTISVQHPDFSGIPPLSYFGAGALSPKNRSRSYGINVDKGAYISDLITWLPQLKTTLGLRYATADQTQYANLLQTPPVPGDTHVSNSALLPQAGLIYQPTRHFSFYASYSTSFSPVPGGTQDVNGNFNFKPTRGTGYEVGAKTELGHGLLTATLALFRIDQTNIIVPSTSTACSTGSCSQQIGAARSRGIELEFTARPLPGWSLIGGWAHTLARVTQNNDPTSGPIPGGAMPNAPEDAVHLWSRYDFSAGALKNLGLGIGYSYTGTRIAYTPTVALPTPFTVPSYSVVDLGVYYTFNEHLHGTLKVNNLFDQYYYASGNVVSGMVNVIPGTPRTIMANLSYKL; from the coding sequence ATGCAATCACCACTAAGCGGCCTGCTGATGGGCGCATCCCTGCTGCCCATGGCAGCGTTTCTGATGCCGTCGGCGGCCATGGCGCAGACCACGCAAGGCGCGCCCGAAAACGCCAAGCCGACCGCCCCGGAAATCATCGTCACCGGCCGTTTCATCGCCAGCGGCGCGGCCAGCGCGACCAAGCAGAATGTCTCGACGCTGGAAACGCCTTTTTCGGTCTCGGCCTATACCGGCGATTTCATGAAGGCGGTGCAGACCACCCAGGTCGCTGATCTCTATCGCTATATGACCGGCCTGCAAAAGGCGGGTTCGACCGGCTATGACATCACCCTGCGCGGATTTTCCACCACCGCCAATGACCGCAACACGGTGATGGTCGACGGCCTGCCGGGCCTGTCGGTGCGCTTTGGCTCGCCGCCGACTGTGGGCACCGAGCATGTCGAGGTGGTCAAGGGTGCGGCCTCGCTGCTCTATGGTTCGGTGCAGCCGGGCGGCTTTGTCAACATGATCACCAAAAAACCCTCGGCCATCGCCTCCACCGAAATTTCGGCGCGCGGCACGGTGGGCGGTTCCTCGCGCGGCTCGCGGGTGCAGGGCGGCGATTTGGCCATCGACAGCACCGGTGCGCTGACCGGCGATGGCGCCTTGCTCTATCGCTTTGTGGCGCAGGGCAGCACCGACAATTACTTCCGCGACCGCCAGTATGAGCGCGGCCTTTATCTGGCGCCCAGCCTGACATGGCACATCGGCGCTTCCTCATCGCTGATGCTTCAGGTCGAATATCGCAAGGTCAAGACCAGCTATGCCAATGTCTATTTGCTTGCCCCGACGCGGGCGGGCGGAACCGACGTGAGCTGGCTGGCGCCGTATAACACCAATTACAGTTCGCCCACCGACAATCTGCGCGAGGAAGGGCTGACCGAATCGCTGACCTTCACCCATGATTTCGGTCAGGCGGTCAAATGGACCGTGGCGTTGCGCAATGTGGACCATATCGACACGGCCAGCGCCTTTGACATCAATGGCTATAACAAGAAGGACACGACCTTCTCCACGCTGGACCTGCGGGCGCGCGGCCAACACAATTACCGCAGCTATGCCTTTGCCGACACCTATCTGACGATCAAGGGCGATACCGGGCCGATCAACCACCGCCTGATCGTGGGCGCCAGCATTGGCAAGGAAGTGGATGATTTCACCCGCCTGCAATATTGCCAGATCAATTCGCCCGACAAGCCCAATGCCGATGCGACCTGCAATCCGACAACGGCACAATATACGATCTCGGTCCAGCACCCCGATTTTTCGGGTATCCCGCCGCTGTCCTATTTCGGCGCCGGCGCGCTCAGCCCCAAGAACCGCAGCCGCAGCTATGGCATCAATGTGGACAAGGGGGCCTATATCTCGGACCTCATCACCTGGCTGCCCCAATTGAAGACGACGCTGGGCCTGCGTTATGCCACGGCCGATCAGACGCAATATGCCAACCTGCTGCAAACACCCCCGGTTCCGGGCGACACCCATGTCAGCAATTCGGCCCTGCTGCCGCAGGCCGGGCTGATCTATCAGCCGACCAGGCATTTCTCGTTCTATGCCAGCTACAGCACCTCCTTCTCGCCGGTTCCGGGCGGGACGCAGGACGTGAACGGCAATTTCAACTTCAAGCCCACCCGCGGCACCGGCTATGAAGTGGGCGCCAAGACCGAACTGGGCCATGGGCTGTTGACCGCAACTTTGGCCCTGTTCCGCATCGACCAGACCAACATCATTGTGCCTTCGACATCGACGGCTTGCTCCACGGGTTCATGTTCGCAACAGATCGGGGCTGCCCGTTCGCGCGGGATCGAACTGGAATTCACGGCCAGGCCGCTGCCGGGCTGGTCGCTGATCGGGGGCTGGGCGCATACGCTGGCGCGCGTGACGCAGAACAATGATCCCACCAGCGGGCCGATCCCCGGCGGGGCCATGCCTAATGCGCCTGAAGACGCCGTGCATCTGTGGTCGCGCTATGATTTCAGCGCAGGCGCACTGAAAAATCTGGGGCTGGGCATCGGCTATTCCTATACCGGCACGCGCATCGCCTATACGCCCACCGTTGCCTTGCCCACGCCCTTTACCGTGCCGTCCTATTCGGTGGTCGATCTGGGCGTCTATTACACGTTCAACGAGCATCTGCACGGCACGCTCAAGGTCAACAATCTGTTCGACCAGTATTATTACGCCAGCGGCAATGTGGTTTCGGGCATGGTCAATGTCATTCCCGGCACGCCGCGCACGATCATGGCCAATTTGAGCTACAAGCTTTGA
- a CDS encoding PepSY-associated TM helix domain-containing protein: MKLTRRTWIPVHRWSGLTLGLILLFSAFTGLGLAFRTQLEGLAYPGMGAGQVCAAPVAISRMAQTARQAHPQSKVDYLRVKMGSGLPTAVRFFDKETYYFNACNGSIVAQQSRYDGFFGFTEWLHKGAWIKEVGGIIMGIGALTCVLMLAGLGVYLWWPRGPRTFKQALRIDNRAKGKAYTLGLHRTVGAWAVAPLLLSAITGIPIAFEPLQKAMIGKEHIRLPGAPKTPAPKMAAGEGKPQWIPASDAVIDATWTGIMANTHRPSEVLFHIAHKPGEPLEIYAIDGNAPHAQARSMIYADPADGSIIKTRPYDTAPFTYRLYYWMLALHNGMVGGLLGQFILFLGCAGATFMGVTGIISYLQTPAKKPRKVAAAPSERLA; the protein is encoded by the coding sequence GTGAAACTGACACGACGCACATGGATTCCCGTGCACCGCTGGAGCGGTTTGACGCTGGGCCTGATTTTGCTCTTTTCGGCCTTCACCGGATTGGGCCTTGCCTTTCGCACCCAGTTGGAAGGGCTGGCCTATCCCGGCATGGGCGCGGGGCAGGTCTGCGCCGCGCCGGTGGCGATCAGCCGCATGGCGCAGACCGCCCGGCAGGCCCATCCGCAGTCCAAGGTCGATTATCTGCGCGTGAAGATGGGCAGCGGCCTGCCCACAGCGGTCCGTTTCTTTGACAAGGAAACCTATTATTTCAACGCCTGCAACGGCTCCATTGTGGCGCAGCAGAGCCGCTATGACGGCTTCTTCGGCTTTACCGAATGGCTGCATAAGGGCGCGTGGATCAAGGAGGTGGGCGGCATCATCATGGGCATCGGCGCGCTCACCTGCGTGCTGATGCTGGCGGGGCTGGGCGTCTATCTGTGGTGGCCGCGGGGGCCGCGCACCTTCAAACAGGCGCTGCGTATCGACAATCGAGCCAAGGGCAAGGCCTATACGCTGGGCCTGCATCGCACGGTGGGGGCATGGGCGGTGGCGCCGCTGTTGCTCAGCGCGATCACCGGCATTCCGATCGCCTTCGAACCCTTGCAAAAGGCGATGATCGGCAAGGAGCATATCCGCCTGCCCGGCGCGCCCAAAACACCTGCGCCCAAAATGGCGGCGGGCGAGGGCAAGCCGCAATGGATTCCGGCCAGCGACGCGGTGATTGACGCCACATGGACCGGGATCATGGCCAACACCCATCGGCCCAGCGAAGTGCTGTTTCATATCGCCCACAAGCCGGGCGAACCGCTGGAAATCTATGCGATCGACGGCAATGCGCCCCATGCGCAGGCGCGCAGCATGATCTATGCCGACCCCGCCGATGGCTCGATCATCAAGACCCGCCCCTATGACACCGCGCCTTTCACCTATCGGCTGTATTATTGGATGCTGGCGCTGCATAACGGCATGGTGGGTGGATTGCTGGGCCAGTTCATCCTGTTCCTTGGCTGTGCCGGGGCGACGTTCATGGGCGTGACCGGCATCATATCCTATTTGCAGACGCCCGCCAAAAAGCCCCGCAAGGTTGCCGCTGCCCCTTCGGAGCGGTTGGCGTAA
- a CDS encoding DUF1398 domain-containing protein has product MAVAETCLKAAYDASLNFPEIIRKLIDAGFEGYAVDYRRHVQIFYRPDGDSVELATPHSTGPVAAVFDSAGVASLVRWAQADGPDYSYAAFCDQAAAMGCAGYLVSFLGRRVVYYGRTAQTHVELFPQ; this is encoded by the coding sequence ATGGCTGTTGCCGAAACTTGCCTCAAGGCCGCCTATGACGCGAGTCTGAATTTTCCTGAAATCATCCGCAAGCTCATCGATGCGGGCTTTGAAGGCTATGCGGTCGATTATCGCCGTCATGTCCAGATATTCTATCGGCCCGATGGCGACAGCGTCGAACTGGCCACGCCGCACTCCACCGGGCCGGTCGCGGCGGTTTTCGACAGCGCGGGCGTGGCATCGCTCGTGCGATGGGCGCAAGCCGACGGTCCCGACTACAGCTATGCCGCCTTTTGCGACCAAGCCGCAGCCATGGGCTGCGCGGGCTATCTTGTTTCCTTTCTGGGCCGCCGGGTGGTCTATTACGGCCGCACCGCCCAGACCCATGTTGAACTGTTCCCGCAATGA
- a CDS encoding MarR family winged helix-turn-helix transcriptional regulator, whose protein sequence is MTDVSDLNAHTGYLLRMVSNAVSQEFARGVAGEGVTVAEWVMLRALYGQEAVAPTLLARMMGMTKGAISKLSDRLQDKGLIERSGNPTDNRGHRLSLSDAGARKVPILAQLADQNDAAFFAVLSGKEQEQLRALLHTLIDLHGLSAAPVD, encoded by the coding sequence ATGACTGACGTGTCGGACCTCAATGCCCATACCGGATACCTTCTGCGGATGGTGTCCAATGCGGTGTCTCAGGAATTCGCGCGCGGCGTGGCCGGAGAAGGCGTGACTGTCGCCGAATGGGTGATGCTCCGCGCGCTCTATGGCCAAGAGGCCGTTGCGCCCACGCTCCTCGCCCGCATGATGGGCATGACCAAGGGCGCGATCAGCAAACTTTCCGACCGGTTGCAGGACAAGGGGCTGATCGAACGCTCCGGCAACCCGACCGACAATCGCGGACACCGTCTTTCGCTGTCTGATGCCGGAGCCAGGAAGGTGCCCATTCTGGCCCAACTGGCCGATCAAAATGACGCTGCCTTCTTTGCCGTCTTGAGCGGCAAGGAGCAGGAACAGTTGCGAGCCTTGCTGCACACACTGATCGACCTACACGGGCTTTCGGCCGCCCCGGTCGACTGA
- a CDS encoding TonB-dependent receptor: protein MRHLPLRASLLCATLLAGQPAMASAPDTPLADVAATSDADITVSARRRAERAQDVPAALSVVSGDLLGATRTVNLQQVSTLVPSLNYSSANPRNTAFTIRGLGSSVVSVSQANDGLEPGVGFYVDEVYHARPATAAFDFTDIDHIEVLRGPQGTVFGKNTTAGAISIATKKPSFTFGAQAEASYGQQNFRQLRASITGPLVADLAAFRVSGSLTKRDGVIYNQRYGTWQNSIDNAALRGQILLTPTGNLSIRLTGDWASFKGDCCTQVYVRVAPTLKPAAQQYGALAAGLGYSVPSTNPYARLTDIDAPVGTDTQEGGASAIAELKSGPFVITSVTAWRFWDWDAANDRDYTGVPVQMTQHIPSRQDQISQELRFSNAHPGRVDYVGGLYYFHQKIVGHPISIYGPQATYWLLPAGRPANLLDGYGQNGTSDFRSDSMALFGEATLHITGRLALTAGLRETWENKRGTYDTSVSGGLATGTASLTADKNSILRAQSYAANVSEAGLSGRLNLAWKLTRDLQVYVNGASGQKSGGINMSGLPVYPSGVTGHANGDPILSTAIIRPERNFTWEAGIKSQWLGGRATLNLAAYSTVVHDFQANVVDNAAVVALRSYLANIARVTVRGIEADGQWQVAPWFALRGALAYADGRYASYPAGPCPIELTGASTASCDLSGKALPGLPKWNASLGGEVTHDAGRAQLYARADAAFRSMIYGEATDSAYTTIAGYTLVNAAVGVRVGPRWNVEVFARNLTGANYLQNVTVQAGNSGLVVGTPSDPRMFGLTLRGKV, encoded by the coding sequence ATGCGCCATCTGCCTTTGCGCGCCAGCCTGCTGTGCGCCACCTTGCTTGCCGGCCAACCCGCTATGGCCTCTGCACCTGATACCCCCTTGGCCGATGTTGCCGCCACCTCCGACGCCGACATCACCGTTTCCGCGCGCCGCCGCGCGGAACGGGCGCAGGATGTGCCTGCTGCGCTGTCGGTCGTGTCCGGCGATCTGCTGGGCGCGACACGCACGGTGAACCTCCAGCAGGTCTCCACGCTTGTTCCTTCGCTCAACTATTCCAGCGCCAATCCGCGCAACACCGCCTTCACCATCCGCGGCCTCGGCTCCAGCGTGGTCTCGGTCAGCCAGGCCAATGACGGGCTGGAGCCGGGCGTCGGGTTCTATGTCGACGAAGTCTATCACGCCCGCCCCGCCACTGCGGCTTTTGACTTCACCGACATCGACCATATCGAGGTGCTGCGCGGTCCGCAGGGAACGGTGTTCGGCAAAAACACCACGGCAGGGGCGATCTCGATCGCCACGAAAAAGCCCAGCTTCACCTTTGGTGCCCAAGCCGAGGCCAGCTATGGCCAGCAGAATTTCCGCCAGTTGCGGGCAAGCATCACCGGCCCGTTGGTTGCTGATCTGGCCGCGTTCCGCGTATCGGGATCGCTGACCAAGCGTGATGGGGTGATCTATAACCAACGCTATGGCACCTGGCAAAACAGCATCGACAATGCCGCCTTGCGCGGCCAGATCCTGTTGACGCCGACCGGCAATCTCTCGATCCGGCTGACCGGCGATTGGGCCAGCTTCAAGGGTGACTGCTGCACACAGGTCTATGTGCGGGTTGCCCCCACGCTCAAGCCTGCGGCCCAGCAATATGGTGCGCTGGCCGCAGGGCTGGGCTACAGCGTGCCTTCGACCAATCCCTATGCCCGCCTTACCGACATTGATGCGCCCGTGGGCACCGATACGCAGGAAGGCGGCGCCAGCGCCATCGCCGAATTGAAAAGCGGGCCCTTTGTCATCACCTCGGTCACGGCATGGCGCTTTTGGGATTGGGATGCGGCCAACGACCGCGACTATACCGGCGTGCCCGTCCAGATGACCCAGCATATTCCCAGCCGTCAGGACCAGATCAGCCAGGAACTGCGTTTTTCCAACGCCCATCCGGGCCGGGTGGATTATGTCGGCGGCCTTTATTACTTTCACCAGAAGATCGTCGGCCATCCGATCAGCATCTATGGTCCGCAGGCAACCTATTGGCTGTTGCCGGCAGGGCGCCCGGCCAATTTGCTCGATGGCTACGGGCAGAATGGTACCAGCGATTTCCGTTCCGATTCCATGGCGCTGTTTGGTGAGGCCACCTTGCACATCACCGGCAGGCTGGCCCTGACCGCAGGCCTGCGCGAGACGTGGGAAAACAAGCGCGGCACCTATGACACCTCGGTCAGCGGCGGGCTGGCCACTGGCACGGCATCGCTGACGGCTGACAAAAACTCGATCCTGCGCGCCCAGTCCTATGCGGCCAATGTGTCGGAAGCGGGCCTGTCGGGCCGCCTCAATCTGGCGTGGAAGCTCACCCGCGATCTGCAGGTCTATGTGAATGGCGCCAGCGGACAGAAGTCGGGCGGGATCAACATGTCGGGCCTGCCGGTTTACCCCTCGGGCGTGACAGGCCATGCCAATGGCGATCCGATCCTGTCCACTGCGATCATCCGCCCGGAGCGCAATTTCACATGGGAAGCGGGCATCAAAAGCCAATGGCTGGGCGGCAGGGCGACGCTCAATCTGGCGGCCTATTCGACCGTGGTGCATGATTTTCAGGCCAATGTGGTGGACAATGCCGCCGTGGTGGCGCTGCGCTCCTACCTTGCCAACATCGCGCGCGTGACGGTGCGCGGCATTGAGGCGGACGGGCAATGGCAGGTGGCGCCATGGTTCGCGCTGCGCGGCGCGCTGGCCTATGCCGATGGGCGCTATGCCTCCTATCCGGCGGGGCCTTGCCCGATCGAGTTGACAGGCGCATCCACCGCCTCGTGCGATCTGTCGGGCAAAGCGCTGCCCGGCCTGCCCAAATGGAACGCTTCGTTGGGCGGCGAGGTGACGCATGATGCGGGGCGGGCCCAACTCTACGCCCGCGCCGATGCCGCCTTCCGCTCGATGATCTATGGTGAAGCGACGGACAGCGCCTATACCACCATTGCCGGATACACGCTGGTCAATGCGGCGGTCGGCGTGCGGGTCGGCCCGCGCTGGAATGTAGAGGTCTTTGCCCGCAATCTGACGGGCGCCAACTATCTGCAAAACGTCACGGTCCAGGCTGGTAACAGCGGCCTTGTCGTGGGCACGCCCAGCGATCCGCGCATGTTTGGGCTGACTTTGCGGGGCAAGGTGTAA
- a CDS encoding hydrogen peroxide-inducible genes activator has protein sequence MTSFRQLQYLIAVADRKNFRLAASSLHVSQPTLSLQLQKLEEQLDVRLIERSVHPVCLTPIGHEIVARARKLLLDLNELEACAKRSTGELVGTISLGVSPTLGPYLLPGIVGVLKQEMPSLHLYIREGIPQEQMFDLRSGALDMILTPVTSIGSDLHIEHLFDEDLHLVAPPEHPFAARSGLRRSDLGGADTLGIDPRYPFHQQTREICSELGLNLLGNYEGTSLDSLSQMCASGLGLAILPDLYLRSEVGGKNIIVPLAIQDWKSRRSVAAIWRANSVYGHHYAQVAMIIKREAQLMLNAKAQG, from the coding sequence ATGACAAGTTTTCGCCAATTGCAATATCTTATAGCGGTGGCCGATCGGAAAAATTTCCGTCTGGCGGCAAGCAGTCTGCATGTTTCCCAGCCGACCTTGAGCCTGCAATTGCAGAAACTGGAGGAACAGCTCGACGTTCGGCTGATCGAGCGCAGTGTGCATCCTGTGTGCCTGACGCCCATAGGGCACGAAATTGTTGCGCGTGCACGCAAGCTTTTGCTTGATCTCAACGAGCTTGAGGCCTGCGCCAAGCGCAGCACAGGCGAATTGGTGGGCACGATCAGTCTGGGCGTTTCACCTACCCTCGGGCCTTACCTGCTGCCCGGAATTGTCGGCGTGCTGAAACAGGAAATGCCAAGCCTGCATCTCTATATCCGCGAGGGCATTCCCCAGGAGCAAATGTTCGACCTGCGCAGCGGGGCACTCGATATGATCCTGACTCCCGTCACATCGATCGGCAGCGACCTGCATATCGAACATTTGTTTGATGAAGACCTTCATCTCGTGGCGCCGCCCGAACATCCTTTCGCGGCCCGTTCGGGCCTCAGGCGATCGGATCTGGGAGGAGCCGATACGCTGGGCATCGACCCGCGCTATCCATTCCATCAACAGACGCGCGAGATCTGCAGCGAACTGGGACTGAACCTGCTGGGGAATTATGAAGGCACCAGTCTGGATAGCCTGAGCCAGATGTGCGCCTCCGGTCTGGGCCTTGCGATCCTGCCGGACCTTTATCTGCGATCAGAGGTGGGCGGCAAAAATATCATCGTTCCGCTGGCGATCCAGGATTGGAAGAGCCGGCGTTCCGTGGCCGCCATATGGCGGGCAAATTCGGTTTACGGACACCATTACGCGCAAGTTGCGATGATCATAAAGCGCGAGGCGCAATTGATGCTGAATGCCAAAGCGCAGGGCTGA
- a CDS encoding response regulator, which yields MVEDDPLVCFAMEIALEHHGFEVIAANCASKAMNLLCDSTTTYDVLITDIELGSGHDGWFLARQARELIPDIGVVYVTGNGMPDQPRHGVSQSMALRKPVDEAELVNCISGLLKRAEK from the coding sequence GTGGTCGAAGACGACCCGCTTGTCTGCTTTGCGATGGAAATTGCCCTTGAGCATCACGGTTTCGAGGTGATCGCGGCCAATTGCGCAAGCAAGGCCATGAATTTGCTTTGCGATTCAACAACCACCTATGACGTGCTGATAACTGACATCGAGCTTGGCAGCGGGCATGATGGTTGGTTTCTGGCGCGCCAGGCTCGCGAACTCATTCCAGATATTGGCGTGGTCTATGTGACTGGAAACGGCATGCCGGATCAGCCCCGGCATGGCGTCAGCCAGAGCATGGCGCTTCGCAAACCCGTTGATGAAGCCGAGCTTGTCAATTGCATTTCGGGCCTGCTGAAGCGTGCGGAAAAATGA